A region of uncultured Desulfobacter sp. DNA encodes the following proteins:
- a CDS encoding vWA domain-containing protein — MIRFIGILYLFASMVTGVACEQAPPQQSTQTAKDPAVLEPAHENKETTESAWPQVESDEHIEVAQDLTAKNYYVVLDCSGSMGEVNCSNGLPKLEVAKTSLKNFADLVPRDANLGLLVFQENKIYEGIPLGKANRDQFKTAVDATFNSGATPLFSAIRQGYLQLEAQGKKQLGYGEYTIVVVTDGEASDGEDPTRIVSWILDYSPIQIHTIGFCIGPDHSLNIPGRTVYKAADNPQQLEEGLQEVLAESEAFDVSDFHQN, encoded by the coding sequence ATGATAAGGTTTATCGGGATTTTGTACCTCTTCGCCTCTATGGTAACAGGCGTGGCCTGTGAACAGGCTCCGCCACAACAATCTACACAAACGGCTAAAGATCCAGCCGTCTTAGAGCCAGCACATGAGAACAAAGAGACAACGGAATCTGCCTGGCCACAGGTTGAATCGGATGAACACATTGAGGTGGCGCAGGATCTGACGGCAAAAAACTATTATGTTGTCCTGGACTGCAGCGGGTCCATGGGTGAAGTCAACTGTTCAAACGGGCTTCCCAAGCTGGAGGTGGCAAAGACATCGCTTAAAAATTTCGCCGATCTTGTCCCCCGGGATGCCAATTTGGGACTCCTTGTTTTCCAGGAAAACAAAATTTATGAAGGGATACCCCTTGGAAAAGCCAATAGAGACCAGTTTAAGACAGCAGTTGACGCAACGTTCAACAGCGGTGCGACACCACTGTTTTCTGCCATCCGGCAGGGATATCTTCAACTGGAAGCCCAGGGCAAAAAGCAGTTGGGCTATGGAGAGTACACCATCGTTGTCGTCACCGACGGTGAAGCCAGTGACGGAGAGGACCCCACAAGAATTGTCTCATGGATATTGGACTATTCCCCCATACAGATCCATACCATCGGCTTTTGTATCGGTCCGGACCACTCCCTGAACATTCCGGGAAGAACCGTGTATAAGGCTGCAGACAATCCCCAGCAGCTTGAAGAGGGGTTGCAGGAAGTCCTTGCCGAATCAGAGGCCTTTGATGTTTCCGACTTTCATCAGAACTGA
- a CDS encoding ABC transporter substrate-binding protein, which produces MKKDMSRIAMWILFVFLWLSIGTLAQAVQYTQAPPLTTVIQTTVGPVINTGVVQVPLITWGGDLATILANGNTAQTSRNSIFDQKGLHLELVRQDDFKNQVEAYMRGGTPYLRGTYGMINMAADVLSRDPRTKPIIIYQHTWSTGGDCVVVKQGIKTAADLKGKTIALQAYGPHVYYLSKIIADAGLSLNDIHIKWVKDLTGSDNTPLEAFYQQDVDAAMMIIPDGLVLTSNGNVGTGSEGSVRGARILLSTKTANRIISDVYAVRSDYMKSNREEVTKFVHGLMMAAEQLQQLYKEKESRMGEFKNMMKGAALILLDSPEAVDDAQALYADCEYAGYPGNVKFFGDPNYPRNMATLTTQIQDAFVNIGLLSKRVSIDHARFDYNEFKKGLTDTSGVIVPKFDTGQVAAVVQRKQQQGTLKEGELFSFEVYFQPNQNQFNADMYMDAFNKVIELAATYGGAIITIEGHSDPLGYLKAKKQGQSEIVLRNIKQSAKNLSLSRANAVRASVIDYATTKGIILDETQFAVVGHGILKPKSGICGSDPCAPRTEQEWRNNMRVEFRIIQVEAETSVFKPL; this is translated from the coding sequence ATGAAAAAAGACATGTCACGTATTGCGATGTGGATTCTATTTGTATTTCTATGGTTAAGTATTGGCACCCTTGCCCAAGCTGTCCAGTATACCCAGGCACCGCCATTAACGACAGTCATTCAGACAACGGTAGGTCCTGTTATAAATACCGGCGTAGTCCAGGTCCCGCTGATTACCTGGGGCGGTGATCTGGCCACTATTCTGGCAAATGGGAACACGGCCCAGACGTCCCGGAACAGCATTTTCGATCAAAAAGGATTACACCTGGAACTTGTCAGGCAGGATGATTTCAAGAACCAGGTGGAAGCCTATATGCGGGGGGGCACACCGTATCTTCGCGGAACCTACGGCATGATCAATATGGCGGCTGATGTGTTATCCCGGGACCCCAGGACAAAACCAATAATTATTTACCAGCATACCTGGTCCACGGGTGGTGATTGCGTTGTGGTCAAACAGGGGATTAAAACTGCTGCCGACCTGAAAGGAAAAACCATTGCCCTGCAGGCCTACGGGCCCCATGTCTATTATCTGTCTAAAATCATCGCGGATGCGGGTCTGTCTTTAAACGATATTCACATCAAATGGGTAAAGGATCTGACAGGTTCGGACAATACCCCCCTGGAGGCGTTTTATCAGCAGGACGTTGATGCCGCCATGATGATCATTCCCGACGGCCTTGTCCTCACCTCCAACGGCAACGTGGGAACCGGGTCCGAAGGATCGGTCAGGGGCGCCAGAATTCTGCTCTCCACCAAAACGGCAAACCGTATTATCAGTGATGTCTACGCGGTCCGCTCCGATTACATGAAGTCAAATAGAGAAGAGGTTACAAAGTTTGTTCACGGCCTTATGATGGCAGCAGAGCAACTTCAGCAACTCTACAAAGAAAAAGAGTCGCGGATGGGTGAATTTAAAAACATGATGAAAGGGGCTGCCCTGATTCTTTTAGACAGCCCCGAAGCTGTTGACGATGCCCAGGCCCTTTATGCGGACTGTGAGTATGCGGGATATCCCGGAAACGTGAAATTTTTTGGCGATCCCAACTATCCCAGGAATATGGCAACCCTGACAACGCAGATTCAGGATGCCTTTGTAAACATCGGACTTCTGTCCAAAAGGGTTTCCATTGACCATGCCCGGTTTGACTACAATGAATTTAAAAAAGGGCTTACCGATACCTCCGGCGTGATTGTTCCCAAATTTGATACAGGCCAGGTGGCCGCCGTGGTGCAGCGCAAACAGCAGCAAGGCACCCTGAAGGAAGGGGAGCTGTTTTCCTTTGAGGTCTATTTTCAGCCTAATCAGAACCAGTTCAATGCTGATATGTATATGGATGCCTTCAACAAAGTCATAGAACTTGCCGCGACCTATGGCGGCGCAATTATTACCATAGAGGGCCACTCGGATCCCCTGGGCTATCTCAAGGCAAAAAAACAGGGCCAATCTGAAATTGTTCTGAGAAACATCAAGCAATCGGCAAAAAATCTGAGCCTGTCACGGGCCAATGCCGTCAGGGCCAGCGTCATAGACTATGCAACGACAAAGGGGATCATTCTCGATGAAACCCAGTTCGCAGTGGTGGGGCACGGCATCCTAAAACCGAAAAGCGGAATTTGCGGCAGTGATCCGTGCGCGCCCAGGACCGAGCAGGAGTGGCGGAATAACATGCGTGTGGAGTTCAGGATCATCCAGGTCGAAGCGGAAACATCCGTATTTAAACCATTATAA
- a CDS encoding acyltransferase family protein, with translation MIKMPDKKNEKRAGMKWNQEQMPVLQRITWVDINRFVLIFLVVAGHVSTPYNAEIYLFHIPAFFFLSGYTANFHQKSFPKFIWKKFQSLIIPYFCINIAFFLLRYMLHCLDLEAVFYKDVMTLSQLGLKMGRFFKYASSQDIGGATWFLVVLFSSNVMGFVVLRFAEKCHVKDWITLLACIPVYIFCFYLHSHKIYYPYMTDLALHALIYFILGFLFHKHQVFFLHINHAYALPISAFLIYFFGRINWIPMNWPTRYFDTPGTNFIAALAGIYLSWFVSVCLGKIKILNGLLSYLGTKTLSILFFHFIGLRLFYLMLYLTGNGSSDQVRKLVAQNHDIWFYKTVFGIGFSVLIDYFIRKNDNIAYLFLGSRAIFNERGKDQILPDR, from the coding sequence ATGATCAAGATGCCTGACAAAAAAAATGAAAAACGTGCTGGAATGAAGTGGAACCAGGAGCAGATGCCGGTGCTTCAACGAATTACATGGGTGGATATCAATCGGTTTGTATTAATTTTTTTGGTTGTTGCCGGACATGTCTCCACCCCCTACAATGCAGAGATTTACCTGTTCCACATACCAGCTTTTTTTTTTCTGTCCGGTTATACGGCGAATTTCCATCAGAAATCCTTCCCGAAATTTATATGGAAAAAATTTCAATCTCTGATAATCCCTTATTTTTGCATTAATATCGCTTTTTTTCTGCTTCGCTACATGCTGCATTGTCTGGACTTGGAAGCGGTATTTTATAAAGATGTGATGACGCTTTCCCAATTGGGACTAAAGATGGGACGCTTCTTTAAATATGCCTCTTCGCAGGATATAGGCGGCGCAACATGGTTCCTTGTTGTATTATTTTCTTCGAATGTTATGGGTTTTGTGGTGTTACGGTTTGCAGAAAAATGCCATGTTAAAGACTGGATAACTTTGTTGGCATGCATCCCGGTTTATATATTCTGCTTTTATTTGCATTCCCATAAAATTTATTATCCTTACATGACGGATTTAGCACTCCATGCATTGATTTACTTTATTCTTGGATTCTTGTTCCATAAACACCAGGTTTTTTTTCTTCACATCAACCATGCTTATGCTCTCCCCATTTCCGCATTCCTGATATATTTCTTCGGTAGGATCAACTGGATACCTATGAACTGGCCTACCCGATATTTTGATACACCCGGCACCAATTTTATAGCCGCGTTGGCCGGCATATATCTTAGCTGGTTCGTATCGGTTTGCCTGGGAAAAATTAAAATTCTGAATGGCCTTTTATCCTATTTGGGGACAAAAACTCTTTCTATTCTTTTTTTTCATTTTATTGGGCTTCGCCTGTTTTATTTAATGTTGTACCTGACCGGCAATGGAAGCAGTGATCAAGTCCGGAAATTAGTGGCGCAAAATCATGATATCTGGTTCTATAAAACCGTTTTCGGCATCGGATTTTCTGTGCTGATAGATTATTTTATCCGGAAAAACGACAACATCGCGTATTTGTTCCTGGGATCAAGAGCAATTTTTAATGAAAGGGGCAAAGACCAAATACTTCCCGACAGATAG
- a CDS encoding glycosyltransferase family 2 protein, whose product MEELHLVLNRLTISFEIICINDGSKDKTLKKLIQSKKQYPCLRIIDFSRNFGKEAALTAGLDYAEGEIIVPIDADLQDPPELILQFIEKWKEGFDVVIAKRGDRSADRLLKRVTARLYYIFHNKIANPQIPEDVGDYRLITRKVVNAIRQLPENQRFMKGIFAWVGFKTCVVEYTRKKRVAGKTSFHGWGLWNFALDGITGFSTVPLRIWLYAGVSISVFSLGYGAYIVLRTLVLGVDLPGYASLLTSVLFLGGVQLIGIGVLGEYLGRIYLETKQRPKYIVDKEY is encoded by the coding sequence ATGGAAGAGCTTCATTTGGTTCTCAATCGTCTTACTATTTCCTTTGAAATTATCTGCATTAATGACGGAAGCAAAGACAAGACCCTAAAAAAACTAATTCAATCTAAAAAACAATACCCTTGTCTGCGTATTATTGATTTTTCACGTAATTTCGGGAAAGAGGCTGCGCTGACGGCAGGACTGGATTATGCAGAAGGAGAAATTATTGTTCCAATTGATGCTGACCTTCAGGACCCCCCTGAACTGATTCTACAGTTTATTGAAAAATGGAAGGAAGGATTTGATGTGGTGATAGCCAAAAGGGGAGACCGCTCTGCTGACCGTCTGCTCAAACGTGTGACCGCCCGGTTATATTATATTTTTCATAACAAAATCGCTAATCCCCAGATTCCTGAGGATGTAGGCGACTATCGCCTCATCACCAGAAAAGTAGTAAATGCCATCAGGCAACTTCCGGAAAATCAGCGATTCATGAAGGGCATTTTTGCCTGGGTCGGGTTTAAGACTTGTGTCGTGGAATATACACGAAAAAAGAGAGTTGCCGGGAAAACAAGTTTCCACGGATGGGGATTGTGGAATTTTGCCCTGGACGGGATTACCGGCTTCAGCACGGTACCTCTCAGAATATGGCTTTATGCCGGGGTGTCTATTTCCGTTTTTTCATTGGGTTACGGTGCATATATCGTGTTAAGAACATTGGTTCTGGGCGTGGATCTTCCAGGTTATGCATCCCTGCTTACCTCCGTATTGTTTCTTGGTGGGGTCCAGCTTATTGGTATCGGTGTTCTGGGCGAATACCTTGGACGGATTTATCTTGAAACCAAACAACGGCCTAAATATATCGTGGATAAGGAGTATTGA
- a CDS encoding transposase, whose translation MINIKDHKQMELFDPWAFLSPKRREKLDKEWPGLFQKHLLQELPVSQFKTAFRQGMGRPTKELHTVLGVLLLQQMQDLTDQDAADQLAYNIQWHYALNITEESDSAKYICEKRFGACAITSPSWGLTVFFSIDSQTNWLICSRSILRTSV comes from the coding sequence ATGATCAACATCAAAGATCACAAACAGATGGAACTTTTCGATCCCTGGGCATTCCTAAGCCCCAAGAGGAGAGAGAAATTGGACAAGGAGTGGCCCGGCCTATTCCAGAAACATCTTTTACAGGAATTGCCCGTTTCCCAGTTTAAAACCGCCTTTCGTCAGGGTATGGGCCGGCCAACCAAAGAACTGCACACAGTACTGGGAGTATTGCTCCTTCAGCAAATGCAGGATTTGACTGATCAGGATGCCGCAGATCAGCTTGCTTACAATATCCAGTGGCACTACGCCCTGAACATTACCGAGGAAAGTGATTCTGCCAAATACATCTGTGAAAAACGATTTGGAGCATGCGCAATCACATCGCCGAGTTGGGGCTTGACTGTATTCTTTTCGATCGACTCACAGACAAACTGGCTGATCTGTTCAAGGTCAATACTGAGAACCAGCGTATAG
- a CDS encoding HDOD domain-containing protein has product MVLTLCVAGSFVLLVIAFLLYSKKSRSADNVTELYDPMPIRTSPDDGPVTMPGRTDDYKAPEFEYSVLKEGFCPAEKKDLGDELLNTIHQKLKTLTPPSSAAFKILKLIDDPHVKNKDLASIVTTDPVFSANVLKVVNSAYFNRPTEITSVGTAILFMGYHNFRSMVMEYNLRDVLPKTRDEAQKKEYNNLWLHSTVVSACAFYLGHNIFHHNGQELATIGLLHDIGKYYLPLFETKAHAPEGTSSCIEEDCLYGFNHADLGGYIAQEWRLPRGIASVIHYHHYPHFFPPEEIPREYRMLSFIICLADLICKGYGYHGKGEQILPIREEYFEMYDIDLKRICSKDLEEEIEKARYTVESFIKQ; this is encoded by the coding sequence ATGGTTTTGACGTTATGTGTGGCGGGAAGTTTTGTTCTGCTCGTTATTGCCTTTCTTCTCTACAGCAAAAAAAGCCGTTCCGCGGATAATGTCACAGAGCTGTATGACCCGATGCCCATAAGGACATCCCCGGATGACGGCCCGGTGACCATGCCCGGGCGGACAGATGATTACAAGGCCCCTGAATTTGAATACTCTGTTTTAAAAGAGGGCTTTTGTCCCGCAGAAAAAAAGGATTTAGGCGATGAGCTGCTAAACACCATTCATCAAAAGCTGAAAACGCTGACACCCCCATCATCTGCAGCTTTTAAAATTTTAAAACTCATAGATGACCCCCATGTGAAAAATAAAGATTTAGCATCTATTGTCACCACAGATCCTGTTTTTTCTGCAAATGTTTTAAAAGTTGTCAATTCGGCTTATTTTAATCGACCCACAGAAATCACCTCTGTGGGCACAGCCATTCTTTTCATGGGCTACCATAATTTCAGAAGCATGGTTATGGAGTACAATCTGCGGGACGTCCTTCCCAAAACCCGGGATGAAGCCCAGAAAAAGGAATACAACAACCTGTGGCTTCATTCCACCGTAGTTTCGGCCTGCGCCTTTTATCTGGGACACAATATTTTTCATCACAACGGGCAGGAATTGGCCACCATAGGGCTTCTCCACGATATCGGCAAATATTATCTGCCATTGTTTGAAACAAAAGCCCATGCACCGGAAGGCACTTCTTCATGTATTGAGGAAGATTGTCTTTATGGGTTCAATCATGCCGATCTCGGCGGCTATATTGCACAGGAATGGCGACTTCCCCGGGGTATTGCCAGTGTCATTCACTATCACCATTACCCTCATTTTTTCCCGCCCGAAGAGATACCCAGGGAGTATCGCATGCTCAGTTTCATCATCTGCCTGGCAGATTTGATCTGTAAAGGGTATGGCTATCACGGTAAAGGTGAGCAGATACTGCCTATACGGGAAGAATACTTTGAGATGTATGATATCGACCTGAAAAGGATCTGTTCCAAAGATCTTGAAGAGGAAATTGAAAAAGCCCGATATACAGTCGAGTCGTTCATAAAACAATGA